From Pirellulales bacterium:
AGCTGCGTCAGATCCTGCTCGGCGACCTGGATCCGATCTGGGGGCACAACCGCCGCCCGCGGTTTCGCGGCGAGCCGCCGCCGCTGGTCGATGTCGATCATTTGAATCCTTCGCAATGCGAGGCGATCCAGTTCGCGCTGACGGCCGAAGACGTGGCGATCATTCACGGTCCGCCGGGAACAGGCAAAACCACGTCGGTCGTCGCTTTTATTCGCCAGGCCATCAGCCGGGGTGAAAGCGTGCTGGCCTGCGCGCCGAGCAACACGGCGGTCGACAACCTGCTCGAACGGCTCGTCGCGGCCGAAGAACGCGTCGTACGACTGGGGCATCCGGCCCGGGTAAAGGAAGCCTTGCGCAACCACACGCTCGACGGCCTGGTCGAAGCACACGACAACATGCGCGTGGCGCGCAACCTGTTGCGCCGCGCCGAGCAGCTTTTCGAAAAAGCCGACCGCTATACGCGGGCCCGGCCCGTCCCCGGCTCAAAGTACGAAATGCGGCAAGAGGCGAAGCGTCTCAAGCACGAGGCGCGGCAGCTCGAGCGCCGGGCGATCTTCGACGTGCTCGCCGAGGCCGATGTCATCTGCGCCACGAACACGATCGACGAGGAAGTGCTGGGAGACCGCGAGTTCGACTGGGTGGTCGTGGACGAGGCGTGTCAGTGTACGGAGCCCGCCACGTGGATCCCTCTCTTGCGCGGCAAGCGCGTGCTGCTGGCGGGAGACCACTGCCAGCTTCCGCCGACGGTGCGTTCGATCCCTGCCGCCGAAGAAGGGTATTCGCGCAGCATGATGCAACGGCTGGTCGAGACCTACCGTACGGCGATCACGCGCCAGTTGATCGTGCAGTACCGCATGCACGAAGAGATCATGCAGTTCTCGAGCGAGCAGTTCTATGGTGGCACGCTCGAGGCCGATGACTCGGTTCGCCGGCATGTGCTGGCCGATCTGCCGCATGTGGCCGCCACCCCGCTTTCCGAGTGTCCGGTAACCTTCGTCGACACGGCCGGCGCCGATTACGACGAGGAGCTCGAACCCGATGGTCTCAGCCGCCGCAACCCGTCCGAAGGGCGGTTGGTGCTCGCCAAGGCTCGGCAATTGATCGAGGCGGGGCTCTCGCCTCGTGAAATCGCGGTGATCGCTCCCTACGCGGCCCAGGTTCGCTGGCTGCGGCAGCACGCCGAGCATCGCGCGCTCGAGATCGACACCGTCGATGGCTTTCAAGGGCGCGAGAAGGAAGCGGTGATCATCTCGCTGGTGCGTTCGAATCGCGAAGGCGAGATCGGCTTTCTCGGCGATACGCGGCGGATGAATGTCGCCCTGACACGCGCCCGC
This genomic window contains:
- a CDS encoding AAA family ATPase; this translates as MFRWLEWESAAEADELAERRKLRTRKTAEQSGETLIDLAIEDHQTGLAGRHLFTFVKRNRTCDLPWNRLRIGSPVVVTPVGDDEEPAQNGVVSARSQHSIQVAFEHWISGKLFDLDLSADEVTRNRERAALARASEVRGRQLELRQILLGDLDPIWGHNRRPRFRGEPPPLVDVDHLNPSQCEAIQFALTAEDVAIIHGPPGTGKTTSVVAFIRQAISRGESVLACAPSNTAVDNLLERLVAAEERVVRLGHPARVKEALRNHTLDGLVEAHDNMRVARNLLRRAEQLFEKADRYTRARPVPGSKYEMRQEAKRLKHEARQLERRAIFDVLAEADVICATNTIDEEVLGDREFDWVVVDEACQCTEPATWIPLLRGKRVLLAGDHCQLPPTVRSIPAAEEGYSRSMMQRLVETYRTAITRQLIVQYRMHEEIMQFSSEQFYGGTLEADDSVRRHVLADLPHVAATPLSECPVTFVDTAGADYDEELEPDGLSRRNPSEGRLVLAKARQLIEAGLSPREIAVIAPYAAQVRWLRQHAEHRALEIDTVDGFQGREKEAVIISLVRSNREGEIGFLGDTRRMNVALTRARRKLIVIGDSATLGHHPFYANMLDYFQTTESYHTVWEEDM